The DNA region CGGCTTCGTGGGCGTTGTGCGGATCAAGGCACACATGAAACAGCAGGAAGTCGGACATGTCGGCCGTCCGCTTGCCGTAGTAGAGGATGTTGTCGTTATAGGCCTTGTAGAACTGTAGGCTGGTGAAATCCTGCAGCGCCTTGTGCTCGCGGCGCAGCTTGTTCATCAGCTTGATGTCCCAGCTGATATTGTCGGGATGATCGAAATCCCAGGCTCGGATTTCGTATTTCTCGGAGTTGAGGTACTCCTCCTTGCCCGGCACGCCGGCCGCATCGCAGATCTCGTAGCCGTTGTAGAGGCCGTAATTTCCGCCCAGGGTCGCTGCCAGTACTAGCCGCGTTTGGAAGGCGGGGCGCCCACCATATTGCAGATAGAACGGGTTGATGTCGGGCGTGTTGGCGAAGAAGTTCGGCCGCATATAGTGCCGGCACTCCTCGGTGGTGAGTTCGGTCAGGTACTCCTCGATTTCCCACTTCACGTTGCGCCAGGTAAAATAGGAATAGCTCTGCGAGAAGCCGACCTTCGCCAAACGCTTCATGACCTTGGGGCGGGTGAACGCTTCGGCCAGGAAGATCGCCTCGGGATGGCGGCTCCGCACTTCCCAGATCATCCACTCCCAGAAGGGGAAGGGCTTAGTGTGAGGGTTGTCGACGCGGAAAATCGTCACGCCCTTGTCGATCCAGAACAGCACGATATCGCGCAGGGCGTACCAAAGGCTGGGTATGGCATCGCGGTAGAAGTGAACGTTGACGATGTCCTCGTACTTCTTGGGCGGGTTCTCGGCGAACTTGATCGACCCGTCCGGCCGCCAGTCGAACCATTCGGGATGCTGCTTAATCCAGGGGTGATCGGGGGAACACTGAATGGCGAAGTCGATCGCGACCTCAAGCCCATGGCGGCGCGCCGCCTCCACCAGATTGGCGAAGTCCTCGAAGCTGCCGAGTTCAGGGTGCAGCGCGTCGTGGCCACCTTCCTCGGAGCCGATGGCATAGGGGCTGCCAGGATCATCGGGCCCAGGGGTTAGTGTATTGTTGCGGCCCTTGCGGTTGGTCTTGCCGATGGGATGAATGGGCGGGAAATAAAGGACGTCAAAGCCCATGTCCTGCACATAGGGCAGTTGCTTGATGACGTCGTTGAAGGTGCCGTGCTTGCTTGCACTGCCCGATTGCGAACGCGGGAAAAGTTCGTACCAGGCGCTGAACGCAGCCGCCCGACGGTCCACATAAACTTCAAGCACCCGCTCATAGCGGCTGAGATTGGTGCGGCGGCCGGCCTGCTGCATCACCGCCATCAGATCGGAAGTGGTCAGCAGCCCTAATCGCTCCTCATCGCTCCGCGCAGCACCGAAATCGGCGACGCAGCGCTCGATAGCCCGGCAGTGCTCGGCACTGGGGGTAGGTGTCTGATTGAGCGCAGCCTCGATGAGGCGCTTGCCCTCTTCGAGCTCGAGCGAGATGTTCTGGCCAGCCGCGTGCTTCTTGGCCACCTCCTTGCGCCAAGTGGTGTAGAGGTCGCGCCAGGCAATGATCGTGTAATTGAAAAGACCAAGCTTGTCGGGGGTGAACGACGCCTGCCAGCGATCATTGACGATGAACTCCATGCGCACTTCGCGCCAGCGATCCTCATCGGCAGCCCGATAGAGCAAGGCGGCATCGATGGTGTCGTGCCCGTCGCCGAAGATGTCGGCCTGGATCTGGAACGCCTCGCCGACGACGCATTTCGCGGGAAAGCGACCACCATCGATTTCGGGATCGATGCCCTCGATCGCGATGCGGTTTTCCGCGAGCTTGGCGAGCAGCCCCAGCTCCTGCGCCTTGTTGGCGGGTAACTGGTAACTCGACAGGCCGGCGTCTTTGTCCGGGCCAGGTCCATTGCTGTGCATTGGGCAGTCTCCCCTCGTCTAAGTTGCCAACGCAGGGGAGCAGGTTTGGTTTCCCTTCTTGCGGGCAGGTGGACAGGCGCCGCGGTAAAGCAGCTCTTACGGCCTGTTTCTAAGGCGGTCCTGCTGCAACCGTGTGTAGGAAAGTTCGTTGCCTCTGCGCACTAGCCGGGAGCAAGACAATGACAGAACACACCGACAAGCGCTCACACCAAGGGGAAGGCCGCGGCCGTGGGGCGGAAAGTCCGCAGCAGATCCCTGCGAAAGGCTGGAAGGATGTGCTCTGGCGAACTTATCACGAGATCAGCGAGGACCGCGTGACGATGGTCGCCGCTGCCGTGACGTACTTCCTGCTCCTGTCCATGGTTCCTGCCCTTACGGCGCTGGTCTCGATCTACGGCCTCTTCACCGATCCGGCTACCGTAACCCAGCACATTCAGTCGCTCTCATCTTTTGTGCCCGAAGACGGCATGGCGATCATCGAAGAGCAGTTGACGCGTCTGAGCTCGACCGGTGGGACGACGCTCGGGTTCGCCTTGTTTTTCTCGGTTGGCATAGCGCTGTGGAGCGCCAGTGCCGGGGTGAAGAACCTCTTTGAAGCAATGAACATTGCCTATGAGGAGCGCGAGAGCCGCAGCTTCATCAAGCTCAACGCGACCGCACTGCTGTTCACCCTCGCCGGCCTGCTCGCCATCATCGCCATGATTGGCGTGGCCGTTGTGGTTCCTGTGGTGCTGAACGTCGTGGGGCTGGGCAGCGGCTTGGAATGGCTCGTTCAGATCGGGTCCTATGTTGTGCTGGCCCTGTTCCTGCTCGCCGGGATCGCGGCGCTCTACCGGTACGGACCAAGTCGTCAGCAGGCCGAATGGAAGTGGATCACCCCCGGCGCGCTGTTCGCCGTGGTGGCTATCATCGTGATCTCTATTCTTTTTTCTTGGTACACCAGCAACTTCGCCAACTACAACGAGACCTATGGATCGCTGGGTGGGCTGATCGCTCTATTGACCTGGATCTGGATCACCATGACGGTTCTCATCATCGGGGCCGAACTCAATTCCGAGACCGAGCATCAGACCCGCCAGGACACCACCATTGGCACCGACGATCCAATGGGTAGGCGAGACGCTACCGTCGCTGACACCCTCGGACGTACGGCCGGTGAGGACGACAGCAACGACCAGCACACCGAGGAATGGCGCGCCGGCTACAAGGCCGGTGCCAGCAAATACAAGCCTGAACGCCGCCGGTTCTCCGCCAGTTCGTTGCTATTCGCACTCCCCGCTGCGCTTGCCGTGTCACTCGTCGAACGGCGCAAGAAGCAGCAGCGCTGAGCCATCGGGTTCGCTCAATCGGCACCGGCTACATGCAACTTCGCAGCCTGGCCCGTGTTTGCCTCAGAGAACGGAGACTTACCGAAATGAAGATCGCCTCACCATTCCTCCTTGCGCTGCTGCCTGTTCTGGCTGTCGGCTCCACCCTGCCTGCTCAGGCACAGGAAGCCGTCTATGCCTGTTCCAGCCAGCAGGAGCTCGAGCAAACCATCGCCAGCGACGGCTCAATCCTACCGGAGAACTGTTCCACGCTGACGGTGACCTCCCTCGAAAGCCAAGGTGAGTCGCTGTGCTTGCTGCAGTTGGAGGCCTCCGAAGAGGATCTGCTGGGATCGCTCCGCGATGCCGCCTTGTCCTCGGAATGGTGGGTGCGCTGCGATGCACTCGGCGCGGCACTGGTCCGCTAATTCTTGAAACCTACCAAAAGGAGCTCGACCATGGCGAACGATCCTAAGAATACCGGCCGCCCAATTGACCGCCTCAAAAGGGAAGCTGGCCGCGAGAGCCAATCCGGCAATCCGGTCGATGAATTCGAACTCTCATCCGACGTCCAGGGCAAGAACTCGCTTCAGGGCAACGATCAGGAGTCGGTGAACAACGAGCGTCACGCCCAGGCGGAAGGCAAGGGCGAAACCGACGGCATCATCGAGAGCCACGAGAAGCTCGACAAGGATGTGCGCGCCGAGCGCGACCTCGGCAAGGGCAATCGCTCCAGCTGATCGGAATACGGGGCGCTCAGCGCCCCGTTTCACTTACGGCATGAGTTGTCCGCCGTTCACCTCAATCGTCTGACCGACGACGTAGCTCGACAGCGTCGCGGAGGCGAGAAAAAGATAAGCCCCCGTACATTCATCCGCCACGCCCAACCGACCGGCGGGGATTGTCGCACGCTGCGCTTCCAACTGGGCTTCAGTGGAATAGCGCTCGTGGAACCGGGTCGTGATCACCCCAGGCGCAACCGCATTGACCCGAATACCGAGCGGGATCAGTTCCTTGGCCATTCCCCGCGTCACATTGGCGATAAACGCCTTGGATGAGCCATAAAGGCCAGCGCCGTTGCTGGCGCCGTTCCGAGCGGCAATGGAGGTGGTGTTGATGATAAACCCGCCCCGTTGCTTGAGGTGGGGAACTGCCGCACGGCACGCGGCAAGCACCGAGCGCGCATTGAGATCCATGATCTGGTCGTAAAGCTCGTCGGTCCAGTCCTGGTAGAGCTGTCGAGCCACCATTCCACCGGCATTATTGATAAGCCCATCCAGTCCGCCGAGCACTTCAGCGGCTTGTTCCACGGCGCGGCTCATCGCAGCAGAATCGGACGCGTCAGCCCGCACCAGTTCAACAGTGCCGCCGGAACCGCGTATGTTCTCGGCCAAGGCAGTGGCCGCATCCTGGCTGGAATTGTAGTGCAGTCCCACCTTGGCTCCTTGTGCGGCGAAGGCGCGCGCCAAGGCTGCGCCAATGCCGGTAGAGGCGCCGGTGATCAGTACCGCCTTGTCGGCGAGATCGGGAATGGTGAGTTGAGGCATGTGCGAACCTGGGTTCATGATGTGCAATCATGGCTATTGGTCGCAGGTGGCGGTGTCAAACTCGACGTGTAGGTGTGGCTAGGTTCATCCTCCGGCGCATCCCTCTCCGCACAGTTCCGCGCGGCCGCGCCCACGGCAGATGGGGTGCTGTCGCTAATGTGCGAGTGCCTGCCACGCGTTGGAGTGGCAGGTAGATAGGGCCGATACCCAGATCGTCATCGGCTGCGGTTCATCGCCGTCGCAACCGCGATCCGCGAGGATCGACTTAACGTTGTCAGGTCCCACGCTAGTGATTTCCTCGTAGACCCAGGGGGCGATCCTCGGCAGTTCGTTCAAGGCGAACTTGTCCGTGAGCGGGTCGGGTACGCGGTCGATGCTCGAAGCAGGCATAGCAAATCTCCCCATTGTACTAGGTCCAATGCCGCGCGTTCACACTCAGTTCCGCCCTCCGGGAGTTGTGACCGTGCTGCCAACTTGCTTTGCTCGCGTAAATCCTTCTTGCTAGCCGAATGGATTTCAGTCGTGAGTTGGTGAAATGGTCGAAGTGGTAAAGCCGGTGGTAGGCGGTGGCCCTAAGAAAGTGCTCTATACCCTGGCCACCATCGGCCGAATGGGAGTCGGCAAGGCAGCCAAAGCACTGACAGCCAAGAACGCCTGCAAAGCCTGCGCCTATGGCATGGGCGGGCAGCGCGGCGGCATGACCAATGAGCTCGATGAGTTTCCCTCGGTCTGCAACAAGTCGGTGCAGGCCCAATCCAGCGACGTGCAGCCTGCAATCCCGCTGCCGATCTTTGATCACCCGCTGACCGACCTGCAAGAGCTGACCGGCAAAGAAATGGAGCACCTCGGGCGCTTGGGGACGCCGCTGTTCAAACCAGCCAATGCGGACCGGTTCACGCCCGTGTCATGGGACTTTGCTCTTGAGCATGCCGCGGGGAAACTGCGGGAGACACAGCCCAGCCGAAGCTTCTTTTATTCCTCCGGCCGTTCCTCCAACGAGGCGGGCTTCGTTTTTCAACTTCTCGCGCGTGCCTATGGAACAAACAACGTCAACAATTGCTCGTATTACTGCCACCAGGCAACGAGCGAAGGCTTGGCGACCACGATCGGCAAGGGCACTGCCACAATCGAACTCGAAGACCTCACCGGTGCCGACTTGATCTTCGTGATTGGTGCCAATCCATCCTCAAACCACCCGCGCTTCATACATATGCTCAAGAACTGTCGCGAGAGCGGCGGGCAGGTGATTGTCATCAATCCGGCCAAGGAACCGGGATTGGTCAAGTTCGCCGTACCAAAGTCGCCCAGTTCGATGCTCAAGGGCGGTAGCGATATAGCCTCGGATTACCTGCAGCCCAGGATTGGCTCGGACATCGCTTTGCTTAAGGGACTGGCCAAGGCTGTTCTGGAGTTGGGCTTGGAGGATCGAACCTTCATCGCAAACCACACCCAGAACTTCGACAGGTTTCTAGCCGATCTGGCGGAGCTCAGCTGGGATGATATCACAGCCACATCCGGGCTCGGCCGCGACGAGATCGTCCGGGTCGCCGCAAACTACGGACGTGCGAAGAACGCCGTCTTTGCCTGGGGCATGGGCATGACTCATCACGTGCACGGCGTGGAGAACGTGGAGGCAATCGCCAATCTCGCCATGCTGCGCGGCATGCTTGGGCGGCAGTTTGCAGGCCTGCTGCCCCTCCGCGGCCACTCGAATGTGCAGGGTATCGGCACCATCGGTGTTAAGCCGGTGCTTGCCAAGGATGTGCTGGCGAAGATGGAAGCAAGCTTCGGCGTGAGCTTTCCGCAAGAGCGCGGCTACGACACCATGGCCTGTCTCAAGGCGGCCGAGGCCGGCGAGATCGATAGCGCTGTGATCATGGGCGGCAACCTTTGGGGGGCTACGCCCGACACAGCCTTCGCCACGCGCGCGATGAGCGCCGTCGGTTTCAAGCTGTTTCTCACCACCACGCTCAATATGGGGCATGTGCATGGCCTGGGTGACGGGGAGGTGCTGATCCTGCCGGTCACTGCGCGAGACGAAGAGTGGCAGCCCACGACGCAGGAGTCGATGTTCAACTATGTGCGCCTCTCCGATGGCGGCATATGTCGGCTGGAGAATACGCGGCCGGAAAGCTGGATATTGTGCGAAATCGGCCAGCGGTTGCTGCCGCAATCGGCCATCGATTTCAAGGCGTTCAGCGGTCATAGCCGCATAAGGGAAGCCATCGCCGCGGTGGTCCCGGGAATGGAAGACCTTGCGGATATCGATGTCGCCAAGCGGGAGTTCCACATCAAGCAGCGGGTCCTGCATACGCCCCAATTCGGTACTGCGGACGGCAAGGCCCACTTCGTCGTGACCCCCATGCCAGTCCTGCCACAGGAGCGCCTGACGCTCGCCACCGTGCGGAGCGAAGGCCAGTTCAACACGATCATCTACGAAGAGAAGGATAGCTATCGCGGCAATGCTGGGCGCCACGCCGTCTTCCTCAATCGCGGTGACATGGAGCGCTTTGGCGTGGAGGAAGGGCAGAGCATAACAGTCGCGTCGGCGGCAGGTCGCATGCCGGGCGTCGCGACGGCCTTCGATCTCCCTCCCGGCAGTGCCATGGCCTATTACCCGGAGGCCAATGTGCTTGTGGGCACCGAAGTTGATCCCCGCAGCAAGACGCCAGCGTTCAAGTCAGTTTCCGTCTGGCTGGAGAGCGCTTAAGGCAGGGCTAGCTGACGGAGCCCGGCGGCATTTCCTGACCCGCTAGCGTCGAGACGAAACGCTTGGTGCGCTCCTTCACGGGGGCGACAAAGACCTCACGCGCGGGACCACTCTCGATGACCTCGCCGCCATCAAGGAAGACCACTTCGCTGGCGATCGTTGCGGCAAGCCGCAGGTCATGCGTCGCCATCAGCATGGTGGTGCCTTCGCGCGCGAGTTGAGCGAGGACCTCGACCACTTCGACGGCGAGTTCCGGGTCCAGCGCTGAAGTCGGTTCATCACAAAGAAGTACTTTGGGGGAGGGCGCCAGTGCCCGGGCGATGGCCACGCGCTGCTGCTGCCCGCCCGAAAGATTGGAGGGCCAGGCGTCGGCCTTGGGCGACATGCCCACCTTTTCCAGCAGCTCTAAAGCGCGAGCACGCGCCTTCTCCCTGGGCCAGCGCAGTACGGTCACGAGGCCTTCCATGACGTTCTCCACAGCAGTCAGATGCGGGAACAGTTGGAAATTCTGGAACACCATGCCGGTCTTGCGGCGTAAGGCCAGAACTGCCTTGCGATCAGCCTTCGCTCCGGGACGGAACTCCAGCACCGCATCATCGATTTGGACGCGCCCCGATTGCGGCAGCTCGAGCAGGTTGACGCACCGCAACAACGTGCTCTTGCCGCTGCCGGATGGCCCAATCAGCGCCGTCACGCCACCTTCGCGGACGGTGACGCTCACTCCGTTGAGAACGCGTACGCCACTAAAGCTCTTCTCGATGTTTTCGAGCGTGATCATGACGAGGCCTCGATATAGCCGCCATAGCGCGACAGGCGCTTCTCAAGCCTGCCTTGCAGCCCCGATAGCACTGAACTCACCACAAGGTAGATCAGTGCGACCTCGATATAGAGGATCAGCGGCTCATAGGTGGTGGCCACGATCCGCTGCCCCGCACGAAAGAGCTCCGGCACCGTAATGGCGGCGGCAAGGGATGTGTCCTTCACCAGGGAAATGAACGTATTCGACAGCGGCGGCACGGCGATGCGGCTGGCCTGGGGCAGGATCGTGCGGCGCATAGCCTGCGGCCACGTCATGCCGATCGAATAGGATGCCTCCCATTGCCCTTTTGGCACCGAGCTCAGCACGGCGCGGATGATCTCGGAGGAATAGGCGCCCACATTCAGCGTGAAGCCGATCAGGGCCGCCGGAAAGGCATCCAGCACGATCCCCAAGCTCGGCAGGCCATAAAAGATCAGGAAGAGCTGCACCAGCAGCGGCGTGCCGCGGATGATCCAGACATAGAACCGCACAATGGCCGCGAGCGGAGCGGGTGCAAAGAGCCGTGTCAGCGCGGCGAAAAAGCCGAGGCCTAGGCCGAGCACAAACGAAAGCAGGGTCAGCGGCACGGTGAAGACGAGACAGGCCCACAGCAAGGAGGGCAGAGACTCGATCATCAGGGAAAGCCAGTGGGGCATCGCGCGCTTTCGTCAGGTCAATAAAAAGGATCGGCCGAGGTCTCGGCCGATCCTGCAGTCGAGTTGTTCAGATGAGCTTACTGGGAAACGTCTTCCCCGAAGTACCGCTCCGAGATGTCGGCATAGGTGCCATCTTCCTTGATCTCTGCCAAGGCTTCGTTGATCGCCTCGAGCAGTTCGGGCTTGCCCTTGGCGAGCAGGACACCAGAGAAGTCTGCATCCTCCTGCGTTGCGGCGATCTTGACGCCGGCATCGGGCTGCTGCTTGCGGAAATCATAGAACGAGAGGCTATCGTTGATGGTGGCGTCGGCGCGGCCCTGCAGCACCAGCGCGATCGACTGGTCGAAGCCCTCGGTCGGCACAACCTCGGCCCCATATTCCTGGGCCATCTTGCCGTAATTGCTGGTCAGCGTCTGTGCAGCACGCGTGCCGGCGAGGTCCTCGAAGCTTTCGATGTCCTGATTGTCTTCGCGCACGACCAGGGCAGCCTTGGAGGCGATATAGGGCTCGGAGAAGTCGTACTTGGCCTGGCGTTCCTCGTTGATGCCGACCTGGTTGATCACGACGTCATAACGGTTGGCGTCGACACCGGCGATCAGTCCGTCCCACGGACCTTCGACGAACTCAGCCTCAACCCCGATGCGCTCGGCGATCTCGCGGCCGATCTCCACATCGAAGCCGACAAGAGCGCCGGTGCTGTCGTGATAGGTGAATGGCGCATAGGTGCCTTCGGTGCCGATCCGCAGCACGCCTGCGTCTTGAACCGTCTCAAGCGCCGACTGCGCGAGGGTCGGCGTCGCCAGGGCAAGGTTCAGGAGGCCGAGAGCGAGCAGTGACTTTCCGAGCTTCATTTGTTTCTCCGTATCGGTTCGGCTGACCGCCGATTGTTGCGCCAGAACCTGCGCTTCCGCAGCGTCGGTTTCAATCGGCTGGGAAAGTGTTTCCTCCAGCAGCGAGTTCCTGCACGTGCATGCCTATTTAGCTTTCCATTCGAGACGGCTTTTACGCGGGTTGAGGAGTTCGAAGCAAAAAACCACCTCGGTGATCCGGCAATCCACCTGCGCTCTGGCCCCTCACCGACGGGTTGATCCGGGACAGCGCCTTCGCTACATGGGGCGCAACCGAAGAGGACAAGTCCATTGCGTGCGGAAATCGAAAAGACCGTCGCCGAAATCGAGCAGGTTCTGACCCTGCTGAGGAGGCATCTTTGACTGGGATACTGCTGAACTCCGTCTCGATGCGCTGACAGCGCAAACCGAATCTCCCGACTTCTGGAACGATCCGGAGAAAGCGCGCCAGGCCATGCGTGAGCGCGACGAGCTGGACGTCGCCGTTAAGTCGGTGCGCGAACTTGAAGCGGGCATCCGCGACAATGTCGAACTGATCGAACTGGGCGACGCCGAAGGCGACGCCGAAGTCGTCAAGGACGCCGAAGCAGCGCTTGTCGAACTCAAGGCAACCGCCCGGCGGCGGCAGATCGAAACTCTTCTCTCCGGAGAAGTCGACAGCAACGACTGTTACGTCGAAATCCACTCCGGTGCCGGTGGCACCGAGAGCCAGGATTGGGCGAACATGCTCCTGCGCATGTATACGCGTTGGGCTGAACGCCGGAAGATGAAGGTCGAGACCATCGAAATGCACGATGGTGAAGAAGCTGGTATCAAGTCCGCGACCATCCAGATCAAGGGTCACAATGCCTATGGCTGGTTAAAGACCGAAAGCGGTGTTCACCGTCTCGTGCGCATCAGTCCCTACGACTCGGCTGCGCGCCGTCACACCAGCTTTTCCAGTGTCTGGGTTTATCCGGTGGTCGATGAAACCATCGACATCCAGATCAACGAAAGTGATCTCAAGGTCGACACCTACCGCGCGTCCGGTGCTGGTGGTCAGCACGTGAATACGACCGACTCCGCCATCCGTATAACTCACGTGCCCTCTGGCATCATTGTCGCCTGTCAGGCCGAGCGGAGCCAGCACAAGAACCGCGCCACGGCCATGAACATGCTGCGGGCTCGTCTATATGAGATGGAGTTGCAGAAGCGGGAAGAAGCGGCCAACGCACAGGCGGCCAGCAAGACCGATATCGGCTGGGGGCACCAGATCCGATCCTATGTTTTGCAGCCCTATCAGATGGTCAAGGACCTGCGGACAGGCGTCGAGAGCGGCCAGCCCGCGGTGGTGCTCGATGGCGACCTAGACGCTTTCATGGAATCGGCTCTGGCCCAGCGCGTCGGCGCGGCGACAGATACAGGCGCGGACGACTAGCGACCGCTACCCCAGCCAGGCGATCAGGCGTTTACCGGCCTCGAGAAACTTCTTGGGATCGATTGCAGTGTCAGAGCGACGGACTTCGAAATGGAGGTGGGGGCCGGTGGACCGACCGGTCGACCCCACTTTGGCGATCGGAGTTCCAGTGTTGACCTGCTGTCCCTTGTCGCTGAGGAAAGCCGACAGGTGCGCATAGCGCGTTACCAAGCCGTTCGCGTGTGTCACCTCAACGATATTGCCATACCCGCTGCGTCGCCCCACGTAAGTCACGATGCCTTTGCCAGCACTGAGGACCGTAGTCCCGTTCGGTGCAGCGAAGTCGAGTCCGGAGTGGAAGGCCCGGCCGCCCGTGAAGGGGTCCTTGCGATTGCCGAAATTTGAGCTCTGCCGAAAATTGCCGGCAATGGGCATATGGATCGGTGCGCCATCGATGCTCTCGCGCGCCGCCTTGTAGCGGGCGAGGGCGGCCATCACGGCATTGGCATCCTCAACCATTGGCGAGGTATCGGCACCAGATGTTGGTGTGAGCAGCGGGCCACCCATGCTGGTTTGGTCGTCTGGAAGCGACACCGGGATGCCAAGCTGCGTCAGTTCGGCGACGATGTCGTCGGTCCGCTGGGTGGCTGCTTCGGCAATTGCGGTCATGGCGTGCTGGGTTTCACCCATCATTTGGGCGATCGCCGCTGATGTGGAGTTTATGTCGGGATTGCCGCTCGGCCGCAGCGCGAGCCGAAGACTATTCGGCTCGCTGAGGTCGCCTGTTGCAACCGCACCGATTCCGAGTTCCCCAGCCTTGTCCACAAGGGCGCGAACGAGCTGGTGCTGTTCCAAGAGCACCTCTTGCTGCTGCGATAGCTCCTGCAACTGCAGGTTTATATCGCCGGCCTGTGCATAGCTGCGCGATTGGAGGCGATCAATCTCGACCCGCAGCTGCGCGATTCTGTCCTCATAGGCCTCGACGACCTGCTCGCTCTGGCGATTGAGGAGGCGGGAGATATCTGGTGCGAGGAGAAAAGCCGTGCCCAGCATGGCATTGCCTGCAAGGAGCAGCGCGAACATGCTGTAGAATAGCGCCGGGTGCACACCGTGTCGGGCGGCTGGAGCAGAAGCGGCAACACCAAAACCGGCCTGGTTGCGCATCCCTCACTCTCCAACGCGAAACAACAACATAGTGAGCAGACAATGAGCGAGTTTGGTTAATAAAGCCTATGAGCCGTGCTCGGCTTGGTGCGCCGTAGCTCTCTCCAGCATTATTTCGGCGTGACCCCGTATCCGGGTGGCTCGTACGATGCTGGCAATTCGCCCCTCCCGATCAATGAGGAAGGAGGTGCGAACGAGGCCCATGAATTCACGACCATA from Devosia sp. RR2S18 includes:
- a CDS encoding alpha-1,4-glucan--maltose-1-phosphate maltosyltransferase; this translates as MHSNGPGPDKDAGLSSYQLPANKAQELGLLAKLAENRIAIEGIDPEIDGGRFPAKCVVGEAFQIQADIFGDGHDTIDAALLYRAADEDRWREVRMEFIVNDRWQASFTPDKLGLFNYTIIAWRDLYTTWRKEVAKKHAAGQNISLELEEGKRLIEAALNQTPTPSAEHCRAIERCVADFGAARSDEERLGLLTTSDLMAVMQQAGRRTNLSRYERVLEVYVDRRAAAFSAWYELFPRSQSGSASKHGTFNDVIKQLPYVQDMGFDVLYFPPIHPIGKTNRKGRNNTLTPGPDDPGSPYAIGSEEGGHDALHPELGSFEDFANLVEAARRHGLEVAIDFAIQCSPDHPWIKQHPEWFDWRPDGSIKFAENPPKKYEDIVNVHFYRDAIPSLWYALRDIVLFWIDKGVTIFRVDNPHTKPFPFWEWMIWEVRSRHPEAIFLAEAFTRPKVMKRLAKVGFSQSYSYFTWRNVKWEIEEYLTELTTEECRHYMRPNFFANTPDINPFYLQYGGRPAFQTRLVLAATLGGNYGLYNGYEICDAAGVPGKEEYLNSEKYEIRAWDFDHPDNISWDIKLMNKLRREHKALQDFTSLQFYKAYNDNILYYGKRTADMSDFLLFHVCLDPHNAHEADYELPLWELGLPDDAAVEVEDVVTGYRSTWYGKNHRIRLDPYYKPYAIWRLIAPGVTT
- a CDS encoding YihY/virulence factor BrkB family protein, with translation MTEHTDKRSHQGEGRGRGAESPQQIPAKGWKDVLWRTYHEISEDRVTMVAAAVTYFLLLSMVPALTALVSIYGLFTDPATVTQHIQSLSSFVPEDGMAIIEEQLTRLSSTGGTTLGFALFFSVGIALWSASAGVKNLFEAMNIAYEERESRSFIKLNATALLFTLAGLLAIIAMIGVAVVVPVVLNVVGLGSGLEWLVQIGSYVVLALFLLAGIAALYRYGPSRQQAEWKWITPGALFAVVAIIVISILFSWYTSNFANYNETYGSLGGLIALLTWIWITMTVLIIGAELNSETEHQTRQDTTIGTDDPMGRRDATVADTLGRTAGEDDSNDQHTEEWRAGYKAGASKYKPERRRFSASSLLFALPAALAVSLVERRKKQQR
- a CDS encoding SDR family NAD(P)-dependent oxidoreductase, with amino-acid sequence MMNPGSHMPQLTIPDLADKAVLITGASTGIGAALARAFAAQGAKVGLHYNSSQDAATALAENIRGSGGTVELVRADASDSAAMSRAVEQAAEVLGGLDGLINNAGGMVARQLYQDWTDELYDQIMDLNARSVLAACRAAVPHLKQRGGFIINTTSIAARNGASNGAGLYGSSKAFIANVTRGMAKELIPLGIRVNAVAPGVITTRFHERYSTEAQLEAQRATIPAGRLGVADECTGAYLFLASATLSSYVVGQTIEVNGGQLMP
- a CDS encoding FdhF/YdeP family oxidoreductase, whose translation is MVEVVKPVVGGGPKKVLYTLATIGRMGVGKAAKALTAKNACKACAYGMGGQRGGMTNELDEFPSVCNKSVQAQSSDVQPAIPLPIFDHPLTDLQELTGKEMEHLGRLGTPLFKPANADRFTPVSWDFALEHAAGKLRETQPSRSFFYSSGRSSNEAGFVFQLLARAYGTNNVNNCSYYCHQATSEGLATTIGKGTATIELEDLTGADLIFVIGANPSSNHPRFIHMLKNCRESGGQVIVINPAKEPGLVKFAVPKSPSSMLKGGSDIASDYLQPRIGSDIALLKGLAKAVLELGLEDRTFIANHTQNFDRFLADLAELSWDDITATSGLGRDEIVRVAANYGRAKNAVFAWGMGMTHHVHGVENVEAIANLAMLRGMLGRQFAGLLPLRGHSNVQGIGTIGVKPVLAKDVLAKMEASFGVSFPQERGYDTMACLKAAEAGEIDSAVIMGGNLWGATPDTAFATRAMSAVGFKLFLTTTLNMGHVHGLGDGEVLILPVTARDEEWQPTTQESMFNYVRLSDGGICRLENTRPESWILCEIGQRLLPQSAIDFKAFSGHSRIREAIAAVVPGMEDLADIDVAKREFHIKQRVLHTPQFGTADGKAHFVVTPMPVLPQERLTLATVRSEGQFNTIIYEEKDSYRGNAGRHAVFLNRGDMERFGVEEGQSITVASAAGRMPGVATAFDLPPGSAMAYYPEANVLVGTEVDPRSKTPAFKSVSVWLESA
- a CDS encoding amino acid ABC transporter ATP-binding protein; this encodes MITLENIEKSFSGVRVLNGVSVTVREGGVTALIGPSGSGKSTLLRCVNLLELPQSGRVQIDDAVLEFRPGAKADRKAVLALRRKTGMVFQNFQLFPHLTAVENVMEGLVTVLRWPREKARARALELLEKVGMSPKADAWPSNLSGGQQQRVAIARALAPSPKVLLCDEPTSALDPELAVEVVEVLAQLAREGTTMLMATHDLRLAATIASEVVFLDGGEVIESGPAREVFVAPVKERTKRFVSTLAGQEMPPGSVS
- a CDS encoding amino acid ABC transporter permease is translated as MPHWLSLMIESLPSLLWACLVFTVPLTLLSFVLGLGLGFFAALTRLFAPAPLAAIVRFYVWIIRGTPLLVQLFLIFYGLPSLGIVLDAFPAALIGFTLNVGAYSSEIIRAVLSSVPKGQWEASYSIGMTWPQAMRRTILPQASRIAVPPLSNTFISLVKDTSLAAAITVPELFRAGQRIVATTYEPLILYIEVALIYLVVSSVLSGLQGRLEKRLSRYGGYIEASS
- a CDS encoding amino acid ABC transporter substrate-binding protein encodes the protein MKLGKSLLALGLLNLALATPTLAQSALETVQDAGVLRIGTEGTYAPFTYHDSTGALVGFDVEIGREIAERIGVEAEFVEGPWDGLIAGVDANRYDVVINQVGINEERQAKYDFSEPYIASKAALVVREDNQDIESFEDLAGTRAAQTLTSNYGKMAQEYGAEVVPTEGFDQSIALVLQGRADATINDSLSFYDFRKQQPDAGVKIAATQEDADFSGVLLAKGKPELLEAINEALAEIKEDGTYADISERYFGEDVSQ